Below is a window of Staphylococcus succinus DNA.
GAAATTAATGAAAAGAGTATTTCAAAATTACGATTATTATTTATCCGCGATACCACATATCAAAGGGCCAGTAGAACTGAGACAGTCTATAGCTAAGTTAGTATCATATCAAAGAGGGATACAGTGCCATCCAGAGCAAATTGTTATAGGGTCTGGGACGAATACATTATTAATGAAGTTAATCCAGCTAATGGAAGATGACGTTAAGGTTGCAGTGGAAAATCCTGGCTATTCGAGGTTTCGAGCGTTGTTAAAGCAAACAGAGACACACATTTTACCTATAGAATTAGATCATAAAGGCATATCTATAAATCAAATTAAACAGCTGCAGCCACAAGCTGTAATTGTGACGCCTTCACATCAATTTCCAATGGGAACAATTATGCCTGTTTCAAGACGAATCGATTTATTAAATTGGGCGAGTCAAAACCATAGCTATATTATAGAAGATGATTACGACAGTGAATTTAAATATGAAACTGATAATATCCCCTCATTATTCAGTTTCGATAAAAATGAAAGTGTCATCTATTTAGGTACATTTTCGAAAACACTTATGCCTGGACTTCGTATAAGTTATATGATTTTACCAAGTACATTAATTAAAAAGTTTGAATCACAGAATCATAATATGATTCCTGATTTTTCTATGTTAAATGCATTGACATTAAATTTAATGATTAAAGAAGGACACTATGAAAAATATCTTAAGAAAATGCATCAACTCTATGGCAAAAAAAGAGCGTATTTAATAGCAGAGCTCAATAAAGTATTAAAATCTGATATCACGATTAAAGATACGCAAGCAGGATTACATTTTATAGTAGAAGCAAAGTCTCGATACACATACAAAGAAATTGAAACACGTGCAAGAGCTCAAAAATTAGAACTTTATACAATAAACAGGTTTTCTGTGAAAGCGCTTCAAAATAATTCTGAATCTAAATTACTAATCATAGGTTTCTCTAAAATTCAGCAACAGCAAGTACCAGAAGCTGTTCAACGTTTAAAAAAAGTATTGTTAGGATGAGTTGGTACCATCTATTAAGGGAAACTGGTGCTTTACACAATACCAATAATATTCTAAATTTTTAGATAACATTAAAATTTTGAATATAAAAGTGTAGGGGGTTTCTTTATGTCAGAGCAATTTGAATATTATAAAGCAAAAAGAGAACAATATGTAGCACGCGGTGTTGGTAACGGTAATTTACATGTTGCAGATAAAGCACAAGGTTCTACGATTACCGATATAGATGGCAATACATTCATTGATTTTGCAGGTGCAATTGGTACATTGAATGTAGGACACACACATCCTAAAATAACAAAACATTTAAAAGAACAGTTAGATAAATTCATACATCCCGGTTTTAATGTCATTATGTATGAAAGTTATTTGAATTTAGCCCAAAAACTAACTGAAATTACACCTGGTCATTTTGATAAAAAAGCAATTTTACTTAATTCTGGTGCTGAAGCAGTTGAAAACGCTGTGAAAATTGCACGTAAATATACAGGAAGACAGGCAGTTGTTTCATTTGTCAGAGGTTTCCATGGGCGTACAAATTTAACGATGTCTATGACAAGTAAAGTAAGACCTTATAAGTATGGATTTGGACCATTTGCTCCAGAAGTCTATCAAGCCCCATATCCAAATGTCTCTGAAAAAGCCGAATCATTATCAGAAGCTGAATACATTGATCAAGTCATTAATAAATTACATGATTTCTTTATCGAAACAGTAGATCCAAGTGAAGTAGCATGTATTGTTATGGAGC
It encodes the following:
- a CDS encoding PLP-dependent aminotransferase family protein, with translation MQRDTEQYIYREIYNRLKEDILAFKYDSHEKLPSKRGMAEHLSVSVNSVKSAYEQLLAEGYIYTKERKGYFIEPLDKLIIDPHAHITLEAHESNLEEAYDFSFSHMSTDISEFPVDTWTKLMKRVFQNYDYYLSAIPHIKGPVELRQSIAKLVSYQRGIQCHPEQIVIGSGTNTLLMKLIQLMEDDVKVAVENPGYSRFRALLKQTETHILPIELDHKGISINQIKQLQPQAVIVTPSHQFPMGTIMPVSRRIDLLNWASQNHSYIIEDDYDSEFKYETDNIPSLFSFDKNESVIYLGTFSKTLMPGLRISYMILPSTLIKKFESQNHNMIPDFSMLNALTLNLMIKEGHYEKYLKKMHQLYGKKRAYLIAELNKVLKSDITIKDTQAGLHFIVEAKSRYTYKEIETRARAQKLELYTINRFSVKALQNNSESKLLIIGFSKIQQQQVPEAVQRLKKVLLG